tgtgaaaaatatAACAACAATAGAGTTTTTATAGATTTGTTCATTTTTTGCTTAATCGTATTATGATAATGGgttaattttgttttaatttgttatAGCTAATTTGCTACAACTTGCTACTTGTTGTGATATTTTTTAGATCTCATTTCTTCTTTTAGCATAATTAGTATTTTGTCTAGGTTTGTTTTAATGGCTAGAAGGTTACTaaagtattttattttgtttttatttccatCAAAATTCATTATGGAATTTTCAAGTTAGCCTGTTCTTGTTATGCTTTGGAACTAGATAAAAAAGAAAGTGCTCCTAGCAAGGATTTGGTCATGATATGCTTTCTAATCTTTACTTAACTGAAAATGCATAATGGATGTTTGTTGTAATGAGAAAATTTATAATTTGTAGTATAAATTATAAATGACTGTATAATATTTTTGCTATCGTAGTTTGTGTGGGAGCCTTATACAGAGGCCATCAATGATGGACTTCCGGAGTGGTGCCAACGTGGTCAAGACATTTGAATGGTGCAGTTGCCACTCATTTGTGGGATCTACCGAGAGTGTCACATGGCGGGTCGGGTCAACAGACAATTTGGTAAGGAACAGTCTGTTCCGGGACCAATCCCCCCACATAgaccatttcatttttcactggaCAAGCGATTTAAGATAAGTCAGGAGATGGGGGAAAATTTGAGGAAGCTGAATATTTGTGGGAACGCCGTCGGGAACTAGTAGTTGAAGCTCTATATACTACTGTAGCTCTCGGACCGGATTTTGAATATTTTAAATGGTACCGGAGGTACTCCCGCACCTTGATAGGAAATCCAGAACGTACCGTGGATAGGGGATACCAACACCTCGCAAGGAGGCATGAAGCACTGGTACGTAACTTTTGGTGCATGTCAAGTTAAATAGACAGTTAATGATGTACTATATAGTTTTCTAACATTTGAGAAGAAACAAAATTACTGGTAGTACTAATTAATATATCTTGAAAAATAGTCTAAGAATTTGACTTACTACACTCATCCAATGCCAGTATTCAGGCAAATTTACCATGAAAATCTTAACCTAGGTGCTTCGATTTTTATACTTTATCTCTTTCGTTATTTAGCAAAAAGACTGTATAATAataaattgatcatgattatgaaagtaatttaattatattttctaacTAAATCATCATATAAAGGATTTGGAACCGATTTACATGCAAATACATGTGTATCATATGTATTAAATATTATAGTAATATTAATAACTATATCGTATATGATACACATTAATTTATTTTTGCCAATCAGTGGCTTTCTTACGTCACTGtttgttatatttttttttttttggctcgtGGAATTCATGGAGTTAGACATTTGGCTTACAGTGTTCAGGAAAGTCCGTTAGAGTGGCCTTCAGATTCTCAGGGTATGAATGCATTGATGCAAAGGTTTATTAACATGTCGACTGAGTCTCTGAATGCTGCTGCAATGGGGACGAGGTTGACATTTGATCCCGATTATATACCACCAGCAGTTTATGTGGCACCACCTAAGTTGTCAACTGGTCGCCGGGGTCGTGCAAATGTACGTCGTGCTGGTAACCCACGGGGTCGAGGTCAGGTGGCGCACCAGCTTATTGATGATGATCAAGTTGACGATCTAGAGCCACACCCAGACCCGGCTCATGCATTCTGTTGTAATGTCGGCCCATCTATGATTGCTTCCTATCATCCACCTACGCATTTACCCACCCCACATCACCCATCCAGTCCATATGACCCACATACGAATTTACCTAGCCCATATTATCCGTCGATGGAATTTTCCGACCCATCTATGACTGCCCCAGAAGCTCCATGTCACTCATCTATGGATATACATAGCTCCCACTATCCGACCATGGATATGTCTGGCCCATCTATGATTCGGTCGGAGGCTCTATATAACTCATCTAATATGGTCACTCCACAAGGTTTCACCCCATTTAGACCTTCCTCACAACCTTGGAGCCAACAGGCTTTGGACAACCTCCTTTTCCAAGTTCCTCAGACTAGTACCTCATCTCGACCTCCAGCTAATTTTCCCTGTGATGGAAGGAGGCTCAGTTTTAATGATGCATATGCACCTACGCCAGATGTTCAGGACTTAGAAGCACAGGTTCgttttgaatttaaatttttatatatataatttaagtgTCGCATTAAAAAGTAACTTTTATTTTGTATGATATTTATAGGGTGCGGAAGGGATGCATGAGGGGGTTGCTCCGCGCAGATCTCGTAGGGATCGCCGGCCAACACAATGTGGCACTGGTGGGAGGAAAAGATGCACACGTAGGGATGCATGAGGAGCTTtaacaacttattttgaaaatttattgtgTATCTATgactatatatgacttattatagCGACATATATTCCGTCAATACGAATTATGGTGTATTTCTTACTAATTAGACTTCTATATGAATTGCTTTTTTAATAAATACGAAAATTGCATGTGGGGTTTAGACCTTTCTGCACTATGTATTTTTCTATAAATAGTCTTCCATAGTACCTTATTCATCTCACCACGCTAAAACAAACTCTTTCAAAATGTCATCGTGGAATCCATTCTTCTGGTAACGCGACCCAATGACATATCACCCAGGTGACATTTTTGAGTCAATGGGTAGGAAATGGGTTTTGGAATGTGAATTTGAGTACTCGCTTAATCCGAGCGAGCCTACAATAGACAATACATTAGCAAAATGAGGAGAGAATGGAACTACCGCCTAGATGAAGCTCATAATATTGAGACCGATTTAAGAAGTCGTGGCCTGCATCGTCGAAAACGCCGTGCAATAGGCATGCCGCTCACATCACCCCAAGAACTTAATGTTGCATTGAGCTGCATTCGCGAAGAAAATAATAGGATGCGTTTGCGATGGTTGCGTTTGGAGGGACACAGATTGGGGTTAATAGTTACCCCTGATTGGAACTCAGACTGCGAAATGTTTGATGAAGATGATTTTCCATAAGCATTTTCTGTTGTTATGTTGGCTAGTTAAGTATTGTATTTGTACCTTTTCATTTTTCAATGTTATTTCAATTTGTATTTTATGCGAAATGCTATCgtattcatcttcatcttcatcttcctctCCATCTCGTCCATCTTCACTATCGAGTGAGCGATTTCCCCCCTCCCATCCGAGAGCGTCGTAGTCCAAGCCCCACAGTTCACAGCGCCGTAATCCAACTCCCCTCtcctttatgtttttttttttttaaaccatccGCTGAAAAAAGGTTTTTTAGACATTAATGAAGTTAGTTAGATTGAGATATAGATAATCGAATATGATGAATATTGGTtgaaattttatatttttttggttgaaatagtccgattatttataaattggatgaatgcaattgtaagaaaatgttAGCTCTTTCAACAGCCAAGACCAAGGAATCcgtgtaaaaaaaaattgggatttgACTTGTCCATGCTAAAAAAATTGTTCCTGCATTTCGCAAAGTATGCAATgaaatataaaagatatataacaACAATGATTCTTAAAGTATGCAACAATGGAAAAGATAAgtgtacaatgcttctgccaagattcttaaaatgaattgaaagctactaatagcttcctttttagcttcttcttaacgtatgcaataatgcttggagaaaattaaataagtgtacaatgcaacagccaagattcttaaaatgaattgaaagctactaatagcttcctttttagcttcttcttaacgtattcaataatgcttggagaaaattaaataagtgtacaatgcttctgccaagattcttaaaatgaattgaaagctactaatagcttcctttttagcttcttcttaacgtatgcaataatgcttggagaaaagatatataacaacaatgcttctgccaagattcttaaaatgaattgaaagctattgcctatcttttttttttagcttttgactTGTACATGTAAAAAGCAAAGAAATTCGTTTCCAAgtcaaaaataaattgaaagctattgactagcTTCTGACTTATtcatgtaaaaagaaaaggaatccatttccaagtgaaaaaaaattgaaagctattgacgagcttcttttttagcttctgacttgtcTAATTATTTAGATTTGCATTTCGCAAAGTATGCAACGAAATATAAAAGCTTGGAAAAGATAACTGCAACAATGCTTCTGacaagattcttaaaaaaaattggatttgacttgtccatgtaaaaagaaaagaaataatttccaagttaaaaaaaataaaaaattgaaagctattgacaaGCTTCTGACAATTTTTTATCCTTGCATTTCGCAAGGTCagaaacaaaatataaaaaactTAAATTTGACAAGTCCATGACGAAAAGTTATTTATAAACTTGGATtactccaattttttattttacatttcggtgcatacactactaaaaaaacagcgtttagtgacggacgtattccgtcactaatcagcatatatctgttgctaaacatgtgttgcgacggattagcgacggaATGTCGTCTGTTGCGATTTTGCGCGTTGCTAACCTAGTAGCGACGGAAAAATGAAATCCGTAGCAAACTTAGCGACAGAGTAGCGACGTATGAGATCCGTTCCACATTATAGCAACGGATtattttgttgctattgttatgaattccgtgactaatttcatatttcatttcgtcgttttagtaaattagcgacgaaaactattgtcgctaatccgtcgcaaaatctttgaattatttgtgcctgcatttagcgacaatacaatgtttgtcgcagtctgtagcctactgttttccctctaacaacgaccaaaatccgtcgcaaatctgtcacaaatatttttcttccaattttttattttattttaaatacacctgttaacacatactaaatacaaagtaataaatacccttaaaaataactgacattcacataaaataatatttataaaaaagattcaaaatagaTAGCGAAATCCTAATCGTAAAGTCCAAAACACTGACAACACCAAGCTGTCAACTACCAAAAGAACCCACACATCCATCAAGTATTGTTAGTGCATAATTTTGttctttccaacaaaaagcagataactttgtgcttgagatccaagaccatatattcttcTCTTCCTTGTTCCCCTAGCAGCTTCGTAATATGCTTCACATTGATCAATATCAGACTGAGATCAACATCATTGCCCTTGGCATCCTGCAAAAATTAAAAGAGCTTTAGCCATCCGATATCTTGTCACGGTTACAGCTTAAGCCGTATAATCCTGAGAAAGAACTACTCTCAATCAATAATGTTTCATTACTTATCAACATCAAAACAGACTTGAAACCAAAACTTTAGACTATAAAGAAACTAAAACAAGCCCCACAAAATGCATATATCACAAGTTAATTGACTGCTAGCACTAAGCTAATACCATATACCACAAGTTAATTGGCTGCTAGCACTAAGCTAATACCATATACCACAAGTTTACACCTTCTGCTCATGTTTTCCTTTctgttttactgataagtttaATCAATTGCATTAATAGCACTTAGATGGTTGGAAAATGTATACAATACACTATGCTTGTGTTGTTCAACCACATTCATTTTAACAAAATATCCCAATTATCTACACGTCATAGCTAGAACCCTTTACACAAAAACTATAAGTAACATGGAGAAAAGTTTCCAAATGTTCAAGTATAAGAAAGGTATGATTTCCAGTGACCCTATTTCATAATTCATTAGTTTTGAATTTCATCTACTTACAGCTTCAATATCTTCTTCTGCCAAAGCTTGATAAACTCTAGATCTTCTCATAGGATTAATGATCCCAAGCAAACTTGAATAACTTAGCTTGCTGGTGTTTTTTGCGACCTTTAGTATGCAATCAGGGGGTTGCCCCTGCATAAAAATTTAAATTGTATTCAATGGGAGAAATTACTAGCTTAAAACACTAATACAGgcagaacttaaaaaaaaaaaaaaaaaaaaggcaaaaggaACCAAAGCACATGCATGTATATGAAGAATTAGTTGGCCATACAACAATCCATAAAGAAACACAATGCAAATCACATGAGAGATGTGAACAAAGATTTAATAAATGTAAGGGAAGTGTAACTGCAATTATAGTGCCAATGGGCATGAAGTAAGTACAATTATTCTACATTCACATCACATGTATTATTTTATTCTAAAACAAAGTAAAAGTGACACTAATATAGCAGTGAAGCGGTAAACTTTCTTTCCAATCTCAAAGAAAAATCAGCATATATCTTGTTAAGGATGTAAATTTCAGATGAAAGTATCAGTTACT
The nucleotide sequence above comes from Lycium barbarum isolate Lr01 chromosome 3, ASM1917538v2, whole genome shotgun sequence. Encoded proteins:
- the LOC132633966 gene encoding uncharacterized protein LOC132633966, coding for MQGQPPDCILKVAKNTSKLSYSSLLGIINPMRRSRVYQALAEEDIEADAKGNDVDLSLILINVKHITKLLGEQGREEYMVLDLKHKVICFLLERTKLCTNNT